One window from the genome of Cryptomeria japonica chromosome 6, Sugi_1.0, whole genome shotgun sequence encodes:
- the LOC131029396 gene encoding uncharacterized protein LOC131029396, with the protein MKKVLDRFSWATEQEINWNKSEIFLFHTEVGSQRAIARLFGIRIGQLLGKFLGMSLFAGVGKTKIWKGLLDDCKEKMEGWKSKWLTSAGRLLMLKTVVSAMLIFPMACFKLPSLVIKNMQQKMREFLWNGNQEQDKILLIAWDRVCKPKGGGGAGLCDWKLINEAMGAKLVWQMYSKPEQRWVRILQAKYLDSGEKERILTDSWDGCPSLDSQVPQRIKDKIAHIWGSKVCEFLSQETSALGQRLNWKDPRDLNLGEVDERLLRNVLNNRDVLSSRDEDEIVWCGAKSGSYSVKLGYTLLEIEGRTKECEAKLC; encoded by the exons ATGAAGAAAGTACTAGATAGATTTAGCTGGGCTACTGAGCAGGAAATTAATTGGAATAAGTCAGAGATTTTTTTATTCCACACTGAAGTTGGGTCTCAAAGGGCTATAGCCAGATTGTTTGGGATCAGGATTGGTCAGCTTCTTGGGAAATTCCTTGGAATGTCACTCTTTgctggagttgggaagacaaaaatttggaaagggTTGTTAGATGATTGCAAAGAAAAAATGGAGGGTTGGAAGAGCAAGTGGCTCACTTCGGCTGGCCGTCTTCTGATGCTGAAGACAGTTGTATCGGCTATGCTTATTTTCCCAATGGCTTGTTTTAAACTCCCAAGCTTAGTCATAAAGAATATGCAGcagaagatgagagagtttttgtGGAATGGAAATCAGGAGCAAGACAAAATACTACTGATTGCCTGGGACAGAGTATGCAAACCCAAAGGAGGAGGAGGTGCGGGGCTTTGCGATTGGAAGCTAATCAATGAGGCTATGGGGGCTAAGTTAGTGTGGCAAATGTATAGCAAGCCGGAGCAGAGGTGGGTCCGTATTTTACAAGCTAAGTATTTGGATAGTGGGGAAAAGGAAAGGATACTTACG GATTCCTGGGATGGATGTCCATCGCTGGATTCCCAGGTCCCCCAACGGATTAAAGATAAGATTGCTCATATTTGGGGTTCCAAGGTGTGTGAATTTTTGTCTCAAGAAACGTCTGCATTGGGCCAGCGTTTGAATTGGAAGGATCCCCGTGATTTAAACTTGGGGGAGGTGGATGAACGATTGTTGAGGAATGTCCTTAACAACAGAGATGTGTTGAGCTCtagggatgaggatgagatagTTTGGTGTGGTGCCAAGAGTGGCAGCTACTCAGTTAAGTTGGGGTATACTCTTTTGGAGATAGAGGGCAGAACAAAGGAATGTGAAGCTAAGCTTTGCTAA